In a single window of the Botrytis cinerea B05.10 chromosome 12, complete sequence genome:
- the Bcmcm6 gene encoding Bcmcm6 gives MASVMMSDAPTPDFGNSSRAGTPKARRHRGSSTSGRPRGPPSESAGAMSDDEGFADDAIPQNTNRPRKSDRPIPRVEDAIGQYVQLTFEEFLESYVEDPILSGATPSSAMTTDKYYIAQIHGLRTYQLSTLYVDYTHLSSYKGGALAEGIVEEYYRFLPFLTKALHNMIAKYEPRYFRDHRQPTASSNQTSSGASNAASASQSDFQGDKTTNQQTDKLFALAFYNLPLVTRVRHLRTANIGQLLSISGTVTRTSEVRPELSLATFICENCKNVVPNVEQTFRYTEPTQCPNLECNNRQAWRLDIRQSTFVDWQKVRVQENSSEIPTGSMPRTMDVILRGEIVDRAKAGEKCIFTGALIVVPDVSQLGLPGVRPMAIRDTQNRSGDASGVTGLKALGVRDLTYRLAFLSCMVTPDTSTQGAAANQQLNGQSNNILASLNQTAPIDPNEPGDHAQEAVLASMTHAEIEDLKEMVHSDHIYSRLVNSLAPMVYGHEIVKKGLLLQLMSGVSKVTPEGMQLRGDINICIVGDPSTSKSQFLKYICSFLPRAVYTSGKASSAAGLTAAVVKDEETGEFTIEAGALMLADNGICAIDEFDKMDISDQVAIHEAMEQQTISIAKAGIQATLNARTSILAAANPVGGRYNRKTTLRANINMSAPIMSRFDLFFVILDECNETVDRHLAEHIVGIHQLRDEAVQPEFTTEQLQRYIRFAKTFKPEFTDEAKELLVQKYKELRNDDAQGGVGRNSYRITVRQLESMIRLSEAIAKANCVEEITEPMVVEAFNLLRQSIISVEKDDVEVDDDDEEVPAPAANDDADDAMDEDTQDANGSVPPAEGDGRPKTKITYDKYIGVVNLLVRRINEDELGSGEGVEGEKLVEWYLEQIEGDLADEEAYHEEMKLCKKIIKRMLKENILMAIRGQGLVDQDNTNGESSSRSEESVVYVLHPNCAVEEF, from the exons ATGGCATCCGTAATGATGTCTGATGCGCCAACGCCAGACtttggaaattcttcaagagcTGGAACTCCCAAAGCTCGTAGACACAGGGGTTCTTCAACATCTGGTAGACCAAGAGGCCCCCCCTCCGAAAGCGCTGGTGCTAtgagtgatgatgaaggttTCGCAGATGATGCTATTCCACAAAACACTAACCGCCCGAGGAAGAGTGATAGGCCAATACCAAGAGTGGAGGATGCGATTGGACAATATGTACAGCTCACATTTGAGGAATTTCTTGAGTC ATATGTTGAAGATCCAATACTATCTGGCGCAACTCCCTCATCTGCGATGACCACCGATAAATACTATATTGCGCAAATTCATGGGCTAAGAACATATCAATTGTCTACTCTATATGTGGATTATACACATCTCTCTTCATACAAAGGTGGCGCATTGGCAGAGGGTATAGTTGAAGAATACTACAGATTCCTACCATTCCTTACAAAAGCTTTACACAACATGATCGCCAAATACGAACCGAGATATTTCAGAGATCATCGTCAACCCACTGCATCGAGTAACCAAACTTCATCTGGGGCGAGCAATGCAGCATCTGCAAGTCAATCCGATTTCCAAGGAGACAAGACCACAAATCAGCAAACTGATAAGTTGTTTGCGTTGGCCTTCTATAACTTGCCTCTAGTTACCCGAGTACGTCATTTGAGGACTGCAAACATCGGACAACTTTTATCTATCTCTGGTACGGTCACGAGAACTTCGGAGGTCCGACCTGAACTCTCTCTAGCCACTTTCATATGCGAAAACTGCAAAAATGTTGTGCCAAATGTCGAACAAACCTTTAGATATACCGAACCTACACAATGTCCCAACTTGGAGTGTAACAATCGTCAGGCATGGAGATTGGATATCAGACAAAGCACATTTGTGGATTGGCAGAAAGTTCGTGTGCAGGAGAATAGTTCTGAAATTCCTACTGGAAGCATGCCAAGAACTATGGATGTAATTCTTCGTGGAGAAATTGTCGATCGTGCGAAGGCTGGAGAGAAATGTATCTTCACGGGAGCTCTTATTGTGGTTCCTGATGTTAGTCAACTTGGTTTACCTGGTGTTCGGCCAATGGCGATTAGAGATACACAAAATCGAAGTGGAGATGCAAGCGGTGTCACTGGACTGAAAGCGCTCGGTGTAAGAGATCTTACATACAGACTTGCATTCTTGTCATGTATGGTTACACCCGATACTTCCACTCAAGGAGCAGCTGCAAATCAACAACTCAACGGACAATCCAACAATATTCTCGCATCCCTTAATCAAACAGCTCCTATTGACCCTAATGAGCCTGGAGATCACGCTCAGGAAGCCGTTCTTGCATCCATGACACATGCCGAAATCGAGGATCTCAAAGAAATGGTTCATTCAGATCACATCTACTCACGTCTCGTCAATTCACTCGCTCCTATGGTCTACGGGCATGAAATCGTCAAGAAAGgtcttctccttcaactcATGTCCGGTGTTTCCAAAGTTACCCCGGAAGGGATGCAACTTAGGggtgatatcaatatttgcaTAGTTGGTGATCCTTCCACCtcgaaatctcaatttctcaaatatatttgctcttttcttcctcgggCTGTCTACACATCTGGAAAGGCCTCCTCAGCTGCGGGTCTTACAGCTGCTGTAGTGAAAGACGAGGAGACAGGAGAATTTACCATTGAAGCTGGAGCACTGATGTTAGCAGATAATGGTATTTGTGCTATTGACGAGTTCGATAAAATGGACATCAGTGATCAAGTCGCCATTCACGAAGCTATGGAGCAACAGACCATTTCCATTGCCAAAGCAGGTATTCAAGCCACGTTGAATGCTCGAACCTCGATTCTCGCAGCTGCAAATCCAGTAGGAGGAAGATACAACCGAAAGACGACATTGAGAGCTAATATTAATATGAGCGCTCCCATTATGTCGCGTTTCGATTTGTTCTTTGTTATTTTGGATGAGTGCAACGAAACTGTGGATCGTCATTTAGCAGAACATATTGTAGGGATCCATCAACTTCGTGACGAAGCAGTGCAACCCGAATTCACGACCGAGCAACTCCAGCGCTACATCCGCTTTGCCAAAACCTTCAAGCCAGAGTTCACAGATGAGGCTAAGGAATTACTGGttcaaaaatacaaagaaTTGAGGAATGATGATGCTCAAGGAGGTGTTGGTAGAAATAGTTATCGCATCACAGTGAGACAATTGGAGAGCATGATTCGATTAAGTGAGGCTATCGCAAAGGCGAATTGTGTTGAGGAAATCACCGAGCCGATGGTTGTTGAAGCCTTTAACCTTTTGAGGCAAAGTATTATTAGTGTTGAGAAGGATGATGTCGAGgttgatgacgacgatgaggAAGTTCCAGCTCCAGCTGCGAATGATGATGCAGATGACGCCATGGATGAAGATACCCAGGATGCCAATGGAAGTGTACCGCCAGCTGAAGGGGATGGAAGGCCAAAGACAAAGATCACTTATGACAAATACATTGGAGTGGTCAACCTATTGGTCAGAAGGATCAATGAAGACGAGTTAGGTAGCGGTGAAGGCGTGGAGGGAGAGAAGTTGGTAGAGTGGTATTTGGAACAGATCGAAGGTGATCTAGCTGATGAAGAGGCATATCacgaagaaatgaaattatgCAAGAAGATTATTAAGAGAATGCTCAAG GAAAACATTTTAATGGCAATTCGTGGGCAAGGATTGGTTGATCAAGATAACACGAATGGAGAAAGCAGTTCGAGGTCAGAGGAATCAGTTGTTTATGTATTACATCCTAATTGTGCGGTGGAAGAATTTTAA